A genomic window from Pirellulaceae bacterium includes:
- a CDS encoding DUF1501 domain-containing protein, whose translation MIRSQSIHPLRHHDRSNRRTFLHQSAAGLGTAFAAAILSNSSLGEDISSTGYHHPPRAKRVIYLFQSGGPSQSDLFDPKPELEPHRGKPLPDSIRGNKRITTMTSKQSSLLVSPTQYRFERRGQSGMEISQLLPHLAAQADDLCMIRSMKTEAINHDPAITFFQTGFQLAGRPSIGSWISYGLGAINNNLPCYVALTSQGGSGSQPLYSRLWGSGFLPTVHAGVKFRNTGSPVFYLENPPGIDQAIRRDMLDDLATLNDSRHKRIGDPEIKSRIGQYEMAARMQTSVPELTDISGETEATLALYGPEVSKPGSFAKNCLLARRLAERDVRFIQLFHMGWDHHTKLAQKLPHSCKTVDQATAGLMIDLKQRGLLQDTLIVWGGEFGRTIYAQDQGANAGRDHHPYCFTTLLSGAGVKPGHIHGATDDFGYNIIRDPVHVHDLNATILHLLGIDHEKLTYKYQGRQYRLTDVHGEIIQNILT comes from the coding sequence ATGATACGCTCTCAATCCATTCATCCTTTAAGGCATCACGATCGATCGAATCGCCGCACTTTCCTTCATCAATCCGCCGCGGGCCTGGGCACGGCCTTCGCTGCAGCGATTCTCTCAAACTCGAGTCTTGGAGAAGATATTTCGTCGACCGGTTATCACCACCCACCTCGCGCTAAACGAGTCATCTATCTCTTCCAATCCGGCGGCCCGAGTCAAAGCGATCTCTTTGACCCAAAACCCGAACTGGAACCGCACCGCGGCAAACCGCTGCCCGACAGCATCCGAGGCAACAAACGAATCACGACGATGACTTCCAAACAGTCTTCCCTGCTGGTTTCGCCCACGCAATACCGATTCGAGCGGCGAGGTCAAAGTGGAATGGAAATCAGCCAGTTACTGCCGCACCTTGCCGCGCAGGCTGACGATCTCTGCATGATTCGCTCGATGAAAACCGAGGCCATTAATCACGATCCTGCCATTACCTTCTTTCAAACCGGATTTCAACTCGCCGGTCGCCCCAGTATCGGTTCATGGATTTCTTACGGTTTAGGCGCCATTAACAACAACCTCCCATGTTACGTCGCGCTCACTTCACAAGGAGGATCTGGCTCCCAACCCCTTTACAGTCGACTCTGGGGATCAGGTTTTTTGCCAACGGTCCACGCGGGCGTAAAATTCCGCAACACGGGATCCCCTGTTTTTTATTTAGAAAATCCTCCCGGAATTGATCAAGCCATTCGACGTGATATGCTCGATGACCTCGCCACGTTAAACGACTCTCGACACAAGCGGATTGGCGATCCGGAGATCAAGTCCCGCATAGGGCAATACGAAATGGCAGCTCGCATGCAAACGAGCGTGCCCGAACTGACAGACATCTCAGGAGAAACAGAGGCGACTCTGGCACTTTATGGACCAGAAGTAAGCAAACCGGGTAGCTTCGCTAAAAACTGCCTCTTGGCACGGCGACTTGCTGAACGAGACGTTCGTTTCATCCAGCTATTCCACATGGGATGGGATCACCATACCAAACTAGCGCAAAAACTTCCTCACTCTTGCAAAACAGTCGACCAGGCCACCGCCGGCTTAATGATTGACTTGAAACAACGAGGCCTACTACAAGACACGCTGATTGTTTGGGGAGGCGAATTTGGGCGGACGATCTATGCGCAAGACCAAGGTGCAAATGCCGGGCGGGACCACCATCCCTATTGTTTTACGACTCTTTTGTCAGGTGCCGGTGTGAAGCCGGGCCACATCCATGGCGCTACCGATGACTTTGGCTACAACATTATTCGTGATCCAGTTCACGTCCACGACCTAAACGCCACCATCCTGCATTTACTCGGGATCGACCACGAAAAATTGACCTACAAGTATCAGGGGCGACAATACCGATTGACCGACGTGCACGGCGAGATCATCCAGAACATCTTGACCTAG
- a CDS encoding TfoX/Sxy family DNA transformation protein: protein MKPAADKLYVNLSASQTRKRIKGYGFGVRKVQATGRNQSVVVHTATGQHLEELKALFPDVLSSTSKRDTDTPVMNLRNVGATTAARLGEINVHTQSDLESLGVIGAFRRWKRQDPETNIALLWALAAALTDRDWRDLSESEKAALQAELQTTP, encoded by the coding sequence ATGAAGCCCGCCGCAGACAAGCTATACGTGAATCTCAGTGCATCTCAAACTCGTAAACGCATCAAGGGATATGGGTTCGGTGTGCGAAAGGTCCAGGCGACAGGACGCAATCAATCCGTCGTCGTCCATACGGCAACGGGCCAGCATCTGGAAGAGCTCAAAGCACTATTTCCAGACGTCCTATCTTCCACGTCCAAGAGAGACACTGACACCCCTGTGATGAACTTAAGAAACGTCGGTGCCACAACGGCCGCACGCCTGGGCGAGATAAACGTCCACACCCAATCGGACCTTGAAAGCCTTGGCGTCATCGGCGCCTTTCGACGTTGGAAGCGGCAAGATCCTGAAACAAACATCGCGTTACTTTGGGCGCTCGCCGCCGCGTTGACGGATCGAGACTGGCGTGATCTATCTGAGTCCGAGAAAGCAGCCCTTCAGGCGGAACTTCAGACCACTCCCTGA